ATGCCTGTGCTAAATTCAGCAAGCAACATATTCAACCCGTGATTGAGATGATCAATGGCACCGACATGCCCCGTTTCTTGATTCAAAATATTGCTCAAGCCCAAGACATTTTGGATGCTGTGAATCATTCTGCCTTAAAGTTGCAATACGATTGTTACCACATGGCCATGATGCAAGAACATGTGCTCGAAGCTCTTCAAGAAAACATTCATAATATTGGTCATATTCAATTTGCCGACTGTCCACACCGTCATCAGCCTGATACCGCAAATCTCCCGTATGCCGATATTTTTGAATATTTAGCACAAAGTGATTACCGAGGTTTTGTCGCGGCAGAATATAAACCCAGTCCAAACTCTGAACAATCTTTTGCATGGAAAGAAAAATACTTTAGCGAATCATGATTTAACTCAAGATTGGTTTGGCTTAAAGCTTTACAC
The sequence above is drawn from the Acinetobacter lanii genome and encodes:
- a CDS encoding hydroxypyruvate isomerase family protein, with product MIKLAVNLSMIFSEVPLIERFALARQHGFDHVEIQFPYELSIQQIREQLNQHQLSLCLINVPAGDLMQGGNGIAGIPGREVEFSQAVDLALEYAVALNVPSVNILAGKQPLDSDLLPCLNALANNLKYACAKFSKQHIQPVIEMINGTDMPRFLIQNIAQAQDILDAVNHSALKLQYDCYHMAMMQEHVLEALQENIHNIGHIQFADCPHRHQPDTANLPYADIFEYLAQSDYRGFVAAEYKPSPNSEQSFAWKEKYFSES